Genomic window (Cystobacter fuscus DSM 2262):
ACGACCTCGGCGCGCTGCATCAAGGGGACGCGCTCGGTGAAGCCCTCGAGCAGGTGGCGCGTGAGCACCTCGAGCGAGGCGTCATCGTGCTCGCGGCAGGTGGAGTTGACGGACAGGGCGTGGCCGGTGTCCTCGGTGAACCAGGCGAGATCATTCTCGGAGAGCTTGACCTGGGACCAGGCGGGGGGGAGCGCCCCGACGCGGTAGCGCACGCCGGGCTTGGAGAGCACCTGCTCCTCGAAGCGCACACCGCGGTGGCACCCGAGCGCCACCAGCAGCAGTGATAACAGGATGACTCGATTCGACCTCACGCCGCCAGGGTAGGCACCCCCCTCCGAGCCGGTGAGTTGCAGGGGGAGGGACGCTGTTCATTCCTGAGCAGAGGAGGGGGGCGAGCGGGCATACCAGGGGCCCGCCGAGGTGGGTGTTCCGATGGGGATGAGCGTGCCGATGTTGAGAGATGAACCCTCGACCCCGAGCACGACGCGGGAGGCCCCCGATGGACGGCGGATTGGGACTGTTTGGACTGGGATTGTTCCTGTTATCGATTGCCCTGCTCTATGCCCGGGAGGCGTTCGGGCTGGCGTGGCCGCTCCTGGGGCTGTCGCTCATCTCGATGGGCTTCGCCATGTCGGAGAGCCCGCGGCGGCGGGACGTGGCGTTGGGTGTGGGAGTGGCGTGCCTGGTGGCGGCGCTGGTGAGCCTGGCCTTCGCGGTGTCGTGGTGGTGGGTGGTGGCCACGGCGCTGTTTGGCGTGGCCTACATGGTGCTGTGGGCGGAGTTCCGCTTCGCCTTCTTCCAGCACCTGCCCCAGGAAGCCGGAGGGGGGCGGGCGAACCACGACTCGAGGCACCTCGGCTCGCGCCGGCCGTGAGGCGCGAGGGCTACAACCCGCCCGTCTGCCCGAGCACCCAGAGGGTGACGGCGATGGGGTCCGGGCAGTCGGAGAGCCGCTGGGCCTCGGCCACGGAGGCCCAGCGGGAGGCACCGCGGTAGATGACCCCGTTTTCCAGGGTGGCCACCCGCATGCCATTCACCTCGATGTCGTAACCGTTGCCCCGGCGCACGGCGCGGCCCCGGGGGTCGCCTCCCTTGTCGATGGCCACGTCCATGCCGGACCTGCGCACGGTGTATTGGGTGACTCCCGCCTTCTCCACGCGGTTGCCCGTGCACTTGTAGTCCGCGGCGGCGGCGTGGGTGGCCCCCAGCACACAGAGCACGGCGAGCGGCGACGACCTGATCTTCACGGCGTACCTCCAGGCGATGGGACGCGGTGGCCCCATGCTGTGGACCCAACGTGACACACGCGTCTGACATGGCGCGTCATCGTGGGGGGAGGTGTCTGGGTTCAGGAAGAGGGGGCGAGCGCGAGGAGGGCGGCGATGAGGGGATTGGGTTGGGGGGTGCGGCGCCAGGCGACGTAGAGGGGGAATTGACGAGCGGGCTCGGTGAGGGGGAGCGCGGTGACGCCGGGGACGCGGGGGCCACGGGGTTCCACGGAGGCCAGGAGCGAGTAGCCGAGCCCGGCGGCCACGAAGCCGAGGATGGTTTCGGCGGAGTCGGCCGCGTAGATGCGCCGGGGGACGACGCCGAAGTGGGCGAGCGCGGCGAGTTGCAGCTCACGCAGGTAGGTATCGGAGCTGTAGGCGATGAAGGGCTCGTCGCGCCAGGGCACGGGGGTGACGGGGCCCTTGAGCTGGGGCCGGGGGATGGAGGGGACGACGAGGAAGGCGCGAGTCTTTCCCACCTGCCGCGCCTCCAGGTCGGAGGGAACCTCGGGGAGGTGATCCACGAGGAGTTCCGCCTCACCGGAGCGCAGGGCGGCGACGGCGGGAGTCTTGGCCTCGAAGAGGGCGACCTCGATGTCGGGCCGTTGTCC
Coding sequences:
- a CDS encoding LysR family transcriptional regulator: MIQLQRLEGFYWVARCEGYARAARAFPYPITQPGVHQQVRRLEAELGVRLFERIGKDRVVLTPQGRILYDAIAPFYEALPALERSLRSGEIGGRLRIHASGHVLRHLLPPWLRRLRGQRPDIEVALFEAKTPAVAALRSGEAELLVDHLPEVPSDLEARQVGKTRAFLVVPSIPRPQLKGPVTPVPWRDEPFIAYSSDTYLRELQLAALAHFGVVPRRIYAADSAETILGFVAAGLGYSLLASVEPRGPRVPGVTALPLTEPARQFPLYVAWRRTPQPNPLIAALLALAPSS